Proteins encoded in a region of the Zea mays cultivar B73 chromosome 4, Zm-B73-REFERENCE-NAM-5.0, whole genome shotgun sequence genome:
- the LOC542596 gene encoding his-containing phosphotransfer protein encodes MSAANQLAALVSNMYATGLLDDQFQQLQMLQNASTPDFVSEVVTLFCQDGERIIGELAKLLEKPNVDFDRVDAFVHQLKGSSASIGAQKVKNTCIQFRESCQQKSKDGCLKTLETVKINFYDLRDKFQTMLQLQRQVNGCPPSK; translated from the exons ATGTCTGCCGCCAACCAGCTCGCCGCCCTCGTCAGCAACATGTACGCCACG GGTTTGCTTGACGATCAGTTCCAGCAGCTCCAGATGCTCCAGAACGCCAGTACTCCTGACTTCGTCTCCGAGGTCGTCACGCTCTTCTGCCAGGACGGCGAGCGGATCATCGGAGAGCTGGCCAAACTGCT GGAGAAGCCCAACGTGGATTTTGACAGGGTTGACGCCTTTGTGCATCAGCTCAAAGGAAGCAGTGCAAG TATTGGTGCTCAGAAGGTTAAGAACACTTGCATTCAGTTCCGCGAATCCTGTCAGCAGAAGAGCAAAGATGG GTGCCTCAAGACACTGGAGACAGTGAAGATTAACTTCTATGACCTGCGTGACAAGTTTCAGACCATGCTTCAG CTGCAGCGTCAGGTCAATGGCTGTCCCCCCAGCAAGTGA
- the LOC103653266 gene encoding uncharacterized protein, which produces MGLLPIPKQVYGRTTRQFKDINIATIEGSSADVDTHLLEEIQQLKEHARKQDKVIDELINKKRHNENEEVIKELTAHGDFQTGHANLQNHVVHSNRKRVRCTEPDHGDAICQQNVALNIRTCVSEYSDNVDPIMSNKKRQGDANRKQLSHQAEEPLSPQCSSIGFGQKEVDECTQNSIDHRIRRKTKNQQGVLKENRIMAQKIAQDKAMGQNNSKFTQPRPIKDGTTVILKTASRPNKAIVAYATILSSSPKESVGGVEIGKQFYKVRINHPVLQDEPLVRPMPGYDKIGDAHAKGVAIAWPWLCVQMING; this is translated from the exons ATGGGCTTGCTTCCAATTCCTAAACAAGTTTATGGCCGAACAACACGTCAATTTAAGGACATAAATATAGCTACAATAGAAGGATCATCAGCAGACGTAGACACACATTTGTTGGAGGAAATACAACAACTCAAGGAGCATGCAAGAAAACAAGACAAAGTTATTGATGAACTCATAAACAAGAAAAGACACAATGAGAATGAAGAAGTGATAAAG GAACTGACTGCTCATGGTGATTTTCAGACTGGCCATGCTAACCTTCAGAATCATGTAGTGCATTCCAACAGAAAG AGAGTTCGATGCACTGAACCAGACCATGGAGATGCAATCTGTCAACAAAATGTTGCACTA AACATCCGTACATGTGTATCCGAATACAGCGACAATGTTGATCCAATTATGTCCAACAAAAAG CGTCAAGGTGATGCAAATCGCAAGCAATTATCACATCAAGCAGAAGAGCCACTCTCGCCACAATGCTCTAGTATTGGTTTTGGACAAAAAGAG GTTGATGAATGCACACAAAATTCAATTGATCATAGAATAAGAAGAAAAACAAAG AACCAACAAGGAGTACTCAAAGAGAACCGGATCATGGCACAGAAAATTGCTCAGGATAAAGCTATGGGCCAAAATAATTCAAAATTTACACAACCTCGTCCAATTAAG GATGGAACCACAGTGATACTTAAGACAGCAAGCCGTCCAAATAAGGCAATTGTGGCCTATGCAACCATTCTGAGCTCTAGTCCAAAAGAAAGTGTTGGTGGAGTTGAGATAGGAAAACAATTCTACAAAGTCCGAATCAACCATCCTGTTTTACAAGATGAGCCTTTGGTTAGGCCCATGCCTGGCTACGACAAAATTGGTGATGCCCATGCAAAAGGAGTAGCAATTGCTTGGCCTTGGCTTTGT GTTCAAATGATCAATGGATGA